A window of the Drosophila simulans strain w501 chromosome 2L, Prin_Dsim_3.1, whole genome shotgun sequence genome harbors these coding sequences:
- the LOC6730762 gene encoding transportin-3 translates to MDTYSVDVVYQAISALFQGNNPKEQEKANKWLQDFQKSIYSWTIADELLHQKRDLHANYFAAQTMRNKIQNSFSELPPHTHESLRDSLITHIGQIDEQTDNVIVTQLSLAVADLALLMASWREPINDLLVTLAPHQCAIWPLLEVLKVLPEEIDSRYLRLGANRREEVHKQLDASAECVLKFLCMCLQREDLDQQRVWNAALRTYSAWLVIHAFPVSHVYNNALTQLAFRLLSLPETSGKLHDNATECVCALLSCINTRQDSASDPESSFEAQLFGAVCMLETPYHLSVAHEDTDKTINYCRIFTSLCDAFFYDLLADAQKPHYSLKGLDLVLLCVGHFDYEVAEITFHLWYKLSEDLFQRNEDKLTVLFRPHIERLISALFRHSQMESDHDGLIEENNNFYDFRRKVSDLIKDVAFIVGSGACFKQMFHILQAPETTWESTEAALFIMQNVAKNILPDENEVIPKVVEAILNMSEQTHIAVRYTAILLIGELCDWIENHAESLEAVLNFLLYALQQKNGLAPAAAIALTSICSACRQKMVCHISGLVEIARSLDSFQINNDVAIGLLKGISLILTRLPREQLQPALREIVGFQLQPLAQLVDSTGGTAQKGERTDPVYWIDRACAIIRHTNPDVPDNVEHPTVAILNDAWQLISRVMDKYQNDLRIMERTCRLIRYGIRMVRKQAMMLVEPLIKQMVVLYSVQHHSCFLYVGSILVDEFAKSSECIGGLLEMLQAFIEPTFGLLQMENGLKNNPDTVDDFFRLASRYLDCCPHQLLQSSLITPIFQCALIACSLDHREANSSVMKFFINLLVWGRSNNHSRNAECRPLVVELASQHGGALVMNLIQASVFQLHSYMLVDVAEVLHELKQVVGNERMQPFLAQALEALPKKNSGGYVTATQQQLDEFSSTVLRADTTKAISQALKTFTRLFR, encoded by the exons ATGGATACGTACTCGGTGGACGTGGTGTACCAAGCAATCAGCGCCCTCTTCCAGGGCAACAATcccaaggagcaggagaaggcCAACAAATGGCTGCAGGACTTCCAGAAGTCG ATCTATTCTTGGACGATTGCGGACGAGCTGCTGCACCAGAAACGAGACCTGCACGCCAACTACTTTGCTGCGCAGACCATGCGGAACAAGATACAGAACTCCTTCAGCGAACTGCCCCCGCACACGCACGAATCTCTGCGGGATTCGCTGATCACACACATAGGCCAGATCGACGAGCAGACGGACAATGTGATTGTTACCCAGCTCAGTCTGGCGGTGGCCGATCTGGCCCTGCTGATGGCCAGCTGGCGGGAGCCGATCAACGATCTACTGGTGACACTGGCACCGCATCAGTGCGCCATCTGGCCCCTGCTGGAGGTACTCAAGGTGCTGCCCGAGGAAATAGACTCACGGTATCTGCGGCTGGGCGCCAACCGGCGCGAGGAGGTGCACAAGCAGCTGGACGCCAGCGCAGAGTGCGTCCTAAAGTTCCTGTGCATGTGCCTACAGCGGGAGGATCTCGACCAGCAGCGTGTGTGGAATGCGGCGTTGCGCACCTACAGTGCCTGGCTGGTAATCCATGCCTTTCCCGTCTCGCACGTGTATAACAACGCCCTCACCCAGCTGGCCTTCCGGTTGCTCTCGCTTCCGGAGACCAGTGGAAAACTGCACGACAATGCCACcgagtgcgtgtgtgcgctACTCTCCTGCATAAACACACGACAGGATAGCGCCAGTGATCCGGAGTCCTCCTTCGAGGCGCAACTCTTTGGAGCTGTCTGCATGCTGGAGACTCCCTACCACTTGAGTGTGGCGCACGAGGACACCGACAAGACGATCAACTACTGCAGAATTTTCACCTCGTTGTGCGATGCCTTCTTCTACGATTTATTGGCCGATGCCCAGAAGCCACACTACAGTTTGAAAGGACTGGATCTTGTGCTGCTTTGCGTCGGACACTTCGACTACGAGGTGGCCGAGATCACCTTCCACCTGTGGTACAAGCTCTCCGAGGATCTCTTCCAGCGTAACGAGGATAAGCTGACGGTCCTCTTCCGGCCGCACATCGAGCGGCTGATCAGCGCCCTGTTTCGCCACTCACAGATGGAAAGCGACCACGACGGGCTCATCGAGGAGAACAACAATTTctat GACTTTCGACGCAAAGTCTCAGATCTGATAAAAGACGTGGCCTTCATAGTGGGATCCGGAGCGTGCTTCAAGCAAATGTTTCATATCCTGCAAGCCCCAGAAACTACGTGGGAGTCCACAGAGGCGGCACTGTTCATTATGCAGaacgtggccaaaaatataCTTCC AGATGAGAACGAGGTGATCCCCAAGGTGGTGGAGGCGATTCTCAATATGTCAGAGCAAACGCACATAGCAGTTAGGTACACTGCGATTCTACTGATCGGGGAACTGTGCGACTGGATTGAGAACCATGCTGAATCCCTGGAGGCAGTCCTCAACTTTTTGCTGTATGCCCTGCAGCAGAAGAATGGCTTGGCGCCAGCTGCGGCCATCGCATTGACTTCCATTTGCTCCGCCTGCCGACAGAAGATGGTGTGCCACATCAGCGGACTTGTGGAGATCGCCCGCAGTCTGGACAGCTTTCAAATAAACAACGATGTGGCAATAGGATTGCTAAAGGGCATATCGCTTATACTTACACGTCTGCCACGCGAGCAACTGCAGCCTGCTCTGCGGGAAATCGTTGGCTTCCAGCTGCAGCCACTGGCCCAACTGGTGGACAGCACTGGCGGTACTGCTCAAAAGGGAGAGCGCACCGATCCCGTTTACTGGATAGACCGCGCCTGCGCCATTATCCGGCACACGAATCCCGACGTTCCCGACAACGTAGAGCACCCCACTGTAGCTATTCTGAACGACGCCTGGCAGCTGATATCGCGGGTGATGGATAAGTACCAGAATGACCTGCGTATCATGGAGCGTACCTGCCGACTGATTCGCTACGGCATTCGGATGGTGAGAAAGCAAGCAATGATGCTGGTGGAACCGCTGATCAAACAAATGGTCGTGCTGTATTCTGTGCAGCATCACAGTTGCTTCCTCTACGTGGGATCCATTTTGGTGGACGAGTTTGCAAAGTCCAGCGAGTGCATTGGCGGACTGTTGGAGATGCTTCAGGCATTCATAGAGCCCACCTTTGGCCTGCTGCAGATGGAGAACGGCCTGAAAAACAACCCAGACACAGTGGATGACTTCTTCCGTTTGGCATCGCGTTACCTAGACTGTTGTCCCCACCAGCTGCTCCAGAGCAGTCTCATCACGCCGATCTTCCAGTGTGCGCTAATAGCCTGCTCCTTGGACCACCGCGAGGCCAACTCGTCTGTGATGAAGTTCTTTATCAACCTGTTGGTTTGGGGCAGATCGAATAACCACAGCCGGAACGCCGAGTGCCGTCCCTTGGTGGTGGAACTGGCGAGTCAGCATGGCGGTGCTCTGGTGATGAACCTGATTCAGGCGTCCGTCTTTCAACTGCACTCCTACATGCTGGTGGATGTGGCCGAGGTGCTCCACGAACTGAAGCAGGTGGTGGGCAACGAGCGGATGCAGCCCTTCCTGGCCCAAGCGCTGGAGGCACTGCCCAAAAAGAACAGCGGTGGCTACGTGACAGCCACGCAGCAACAGCTGGACGAATTCAGCAGCACAGTTCTGAG AGCGGACACAACGAAAGCCATTTCGCAAGCCTTGAAAACCTTCACGCGACTGTTTCGCTAA
- the LOC6730764 gene encoding sorting nexin-21 — MPIHAVMAKRLHHQPSFDGEPPGPDELDSPAIEAAALDIPPPESDKALQKGVWERATSAEYKPTTDGSTVLRFDILVAHIMPPDGEDVKIKRFVVYELTVKQDGATEDTQPAKIERRYTDFRELYLGLKRQHPAEMANKYFPAKVLMGNFKSELIGERSAAFEAFLTYVASQAMLRDSEYFLRFLQHDELTRACQFLDERRNEMAIPILENCFRLLNKIYMNRSRPVLLILCRLVAACTSSPVPHHAAERWALLALSRFETLCDIDLLPLYIPLLHTCAHLWWQRGQDQKPITDRLTDMSKQGINTANTESLMQAIHKIDPRTETI, encoded by the exons ATGCCCA TTCACGCCGTGATGGCCAAGCGCCTGCACCACCAGCCTTCCTTCGATGGGGAGCCACCCGGTCCGGATGAGCTGGACAGTCCAGCCATCGAGGCGGCGGCCCTCGACATTCCCCCTCCAGAATCCGATAAGGCGCTCCAAAAAG GTGTCTGGGAGCGAGCCACAAGTGCGGAGTATAAGCCGACCACGGATGGGAGCACCGTGCTCCGCTTTGACATCTTGGTGGCCCACATAATGCCGCCCGATGGCGAGGATGTGAAGATCAAGCGGTTCGTGGTCTATGAGCTCACTGTGAAGCAGGATGGAGCCACGGAGGACACTCAGCCGGCAAAGATTGAACGCCGATACACTGACTTTCGGGAGCTCTATCTGGGCCTTAAGCGGCAGCATCCGGCGGAGATGGCCAACAAGTACTTCCCAGCCAAGGTCCTGATGGGCAACTTCAAGTCCGAGCTGATTGGCGAACGGAGTGCGGCCTTCGAGGCATTCCTCACGTATGTGGCAAGCCAGGCGATGCTCCGGGACTCGGAGTACTTCCTGCGCTTTCTCCAGCACGACGAACTGACCAGGGCATGCCAGTTTCTGGATGAGCGGCGTAACGAGATGGCCATACCCATTCTGGAGAACTGTTTCCGCTTGCTGAACAAGATATACATGAATCGATCTAGGCCGGTGCTTTTGATACTCTGCCGTCTGGTGGCTGCCTGCACCTCATCCCCAGTGCCTCATCACGCGGCCGAGAGGTGGGCCCTGCTGGCACTGAGTCGCTTCGAGACATTGTGCGATATTGATCTGCTGCCGCTTTACATTCCCCTGCTCCACACCTGCGCCCATCTGTG GTGGCAGCGCGGTCAGGATCAAAAGCCAATCAccgaccgactgactgacatGTCCAAGCAGGGCATCAACACGGCGAACACCGAGAGCCTCATGCAGGCTATTCACAAGATCGATCCTCGCACTGAAACAATTTGA
- the LOC6730765 gene encoding gamma-secretase subunit Aph-1, which translates to MTLPEFFGCTFIAFGPPFALFVFTIANDPVRIIILIAAAFFWLLSLLISSLWYALIPLKEFLAFGVVFSVCFQEAFRYIIYRILRSTEQGLHAVAEDTRVTDNKHILAYVSGLGFGIISGMFALVNVLADMSGPGTMGLKGGTELFFVTSAAQALSIILLHTFWSVIFFNAFDTNNYIHIGYVVGSHLFVSLITLLNANELYTTTLLINYLVTILTGVLAFRVAGGTSRSFRKFITCQ; encoded by the exons ATGACGTTGCCCGAGTTCTTTGGCTGCACCTTCATCGCCTTCGGACCGCCCTTCGCCTTGTTCGTCTTCACCATCGCCAATGACCCAGTACGGATCATCATTCTGATTGCGGCGGCATTCTTCTGGCTGCTTTCGCTGCTGATCTCTTCCCTGTGGTATGCCCTGATTCCTCTGAAGGAATTCCTGGCTTTCGGCGTGGTCTTCTCGGTGTGCTTCCAGGAGGCATTCCGGTACATCATCTACCGGATACTGCGCAGCACGGAGCAGGGATTGCATGCCGTGGCGGAGGACACGCGAGTGACGGACAACAAGCACATCCTGGCCTATGTTTCCGGCTTGGGATTCGGCATTATATCCGGGATGTTTGCACTGGTCAATGTGCTGGCTGATATG AGTGGTCCCGGCACCATGGGTTTGAAGGGCGGAACTGAGCTGTTCTTCGTCACCTCGGCTGCCCAGGCGTTGTCTATTATCCTGCTGCACACCTTCTGGAGCGTCATATTCTTCAACGCATTCGACACAAACAACTATATTCACATAGGCTATGTGGTTGGCAGCCACCTGTTTGTCTCCTTGATAACTCTGCTCAATGCCAATGAGCTTTACACGACCACTCTGCTGATAAACTACTTGGTCACCATACTTACGGGAGTCCTGGCCTTCCGGGTGGCTGGAGGAACCTCTCGCAGTTTCAGAAAATTCATAACATGCCAGTAA
- the LOC6730766 gene encoding transcription initiation factor TFIID subunit 10b — protein MVGSNFGIIYHNSAGGASSHGQSSGGGGDRDRTTPSSHLSDFMSQLEDYTPLIPDAVTSHYLNMGGFQSDDKRIVRLISLAAQKYMSDIIDDALQHSKARTHMQTTNTPGGSKAKDRKFTLTMEDLQPALADYGINVRKVDYSQ, from the coding sequence aTGGTGGGCTCCAATTTCGGAATTATTTACCACAACAGCGCCGGTGGCGCGAGCAGTCATGGACAATCCtcaggaggcggaggagaTCGGGATCGGACCACACCATCCTCGCATCTCAGCGACTTCATGTCGCAGCTGGAGGATTATACCCCATTGATTCCGGATGCGGTCACCTCGCACTATCTCAACATGGGAGGCTTCCAGTCGGACGACAAACGCATCGTTCGTCTGATCAGCCTCGCCGCCCAGAAGTACATGTCCGATATCATCGACGATGCACTGCAGCACTCCAAGGCGCGCACCCATATGCAAACCACCAATACACCGGGAGGATCTAAGGCCAAGGACCGCAAGTTCACCCTGACCATGGAGGACCTGCAGCCGGCTTTGGCCGACTACGGCATTAATGTCAGGAAAGTGGACTATAGCCAGTAG
- the LOC6730767 gene encoding transcription initiation factor TFIID subunit 10 encodes MASDGEDITVTPAESVTSATDTEEEDIDSPLMQTELHSDEEQLDVEEVPLTAEESEMDELVKQLEDYSPTIPDALTMHILKTAGFCTVDPKIVRLVSVSAQKFISDIANDALQHCKTRTTNIQHSSGHSSSKDKKNPKDRKYTLAMEDLVPALADHGITMRKPQYFV; translated from the exons ATGGCTTCCGATGGCGAGGACATCACCGTAACACCCGCAGAATCAGTGACATCGGCCACGGACACCGAGGAGGAGGATATAGACTCGCCACTCATGCAGACCGAACTGCATTCCGACGAGGAGCAACTGGACGTGGAGGAGGTTCCACTGACGGCGGAGGAATCGGAGATGGATGAGCTGGTAAAGCAGCTGGAGGACTACTCGCCCACCATACCAGACGCCCTCACCATGCACATCCTGAAAACC GCTGGCTTCTGCACAGTGGACCCCAAGATAGTGCGCCTCGTCTCGGTGTCCGCGCAGAAGTTCATCTCGGATATTGCCAACGACGCATTGCAGCACTGCAAGACGCGCACCACAAACATCCAGCATTCCAGCGGACACAGTTCCAGCAAGGACAAGAAGAACCCCAAGGACAGGAAGTACACGCTGGCCATGGAGGATCTGGTGCCGGCTCTCGCGGA